The Pseudobacteroides sp. genome includes a region encoding these proteins:
- a CDS encoding head-tail connector protein: MISLEETKAFLRIDSSHEDALITSFITSAEELKGRVDVQNLHRRLELLNTTKKWR; encoded by the coding sequence TTGATTTCACTTGAGGAAACAAAAGCATTTTTAAGGATTGACTCAAGCCACGAGGACGCTCTTATCACAAGTTTTATTACCTCTGCTGAGGAACTAAAGGGCAGGGTTGATGTGCAGAACCTACACAGAAGGCTTGAACTTCTAAACACTACAAAAAAATGGAGGTAA
- a CDS encoding N-acetylmuramoyl-L-alanine amidase, whose protein sequence is MKTKMIIINKKGFLISVTVLLSVILIMVICIYKFSSIKTDLFNDPKNGVIIVDPGHGGIDGGTSSNNLLEKDINLDIAKRVKATLEARGYTVVLTRNADVSLDKLYEGTGNRHQRDLKARANIINKSNAQLFLSIHGNCHLKNLDADGAIVLYNEKFTQNKELAYFVQRALNSMIIEGKKRTTHDPQKTDTLYLLKCSSIPGILIETVFLSNARERELLLKDEFREGIANAIVIGVEKYLKEEERVFRG, encoded by the coding sequence GTGAAAACCAAAATGATAATCATAAATAAAAAAGGATTTCTTATATCAGTTACAGTTTTACTTTCAGTAATTCTTATAATGGTGATTTGTATCTACAAATTTTCGAGTATAAAAACAGATTTGTTCAATGACCCCAAAAATGGAGTAATCATTGTAGACCCTGGGCACGGTGGAATTGATGGAGGGACTTCAAGTAATAATTTATTAGAAAAGGATATAAATCTCGATATTGCTAAAAGGGTAAAGGCTACTTTAGAAGCGAGGGGCTATACTGTAGTTCTGACAAGGAATGCTGATGTTTCTTTAGATAAACTTTATGAAGGAACAGGCAATAGACATCAGAGGGATTTAAAAGCTCGGGCAAATATAATAAACAAAAGTAATGCCCAACTTTTCTTAAGTATTCATGGTAATTGCCATTTAAAAAATCTTGATGCAGACGGGGCTATTGTACTTTATAATGAAAAATTTACTCAAAATAAGGAACTGGCCTACTTTGTGCAGAGAGCTTTAAACAGCATGATTATAGAAGGTAAAAAGAGAACAACTCATGATCCTCAAAAAACTGATACTTTATACTTATTAAAGTGCTCGTCTATACCTGGTATTCTAATCGAAACGGTATTTCTTTCAAATGCCAGAGAAAGAGAACTATTACTTAAGGATGAATTTAGAGAAGGTATTGCTAATGCAATTGTTATCGGTGTCGAAAAATACCTTAAAGAAGAGGAAAGGGTATTTAGGGGATAG
- a CDS encoding vWA domain-containing protein, with protein MEFGNEFGVVKFSGFARKAIDLSADKNDIINAIKSADGYNSTDILCGLKEGEAIILNSKCDKYLLLLSDGGDNNNSYTQIIEYAKTLASKKIKVLCVSIGKSQLLNEIASITGGRCYSVYTGGDIDLQISNIVSQIIEQLKFGTNLPQERKSPGKKLPPNTPPNQPIKLPIQTYGCISYAGEIDAYEFTPDETKIYCISSIGETDT; from the coding sequence ATTGAGTTTGGTAATGAATTCGGAGTTGTAAAGTTCTCTGGGTTTGCAAGAAAGGCAATTGATTTATCAGCAGACAAAAATGATATTATTAATGCAATAAAATCAGCTGATGGATACAATAGTACAGATATCCTATGTGGACTTAAAGAAGGAGAAGCGATAATATTAAACAGTAAATGCGACAAGTATCTTCTTCTGTTGTCTGATGGAGGAGATAATAATAATAGTTATACTCAAATTATTGAGTATGCAAAAACCTTGGCAAGCAAGAAAATTAAGGTTTTGTGTGTATCAATAGGTAAGTCGCAGCTTCTTAATGAAATTGCTAGTATTACAGGTGGAAGGTGTTATTCTGTTTATACGGGCGGTGATATTGATTTGCAAATATCAAATATTGTTAGCCAAATAATTGAGCAACTGAAATTTGGTACTAATCTTCCACAAGAAAGAAAATCGCCTGGTAAGAAGTTACCACCAAATACACCTCCAAATCAACCAATAAAGTTGCCGATTCAGACATATGGGTGTATAAGCTATGCAGGAGAAATTGATGCTTACGAGTTTACACCTGATGAGACGAAGATTTACTGCATAAGCAGTATTGGAGAAACAGATACTGA
- a CDS encoding Head fiber protein — protein sequence MNTTKNYHKDDGDVFVVGGEISVVDEGKLTFDGTALKPAANQADSSASTIADLRSDFNSLLTKLKASGLMLVDE from the coding sequence ATGAATACAACTAAAAACTATCACAAGGATGACGGAGATGTGTTTGTAGTAGGCGGAGAAATCAGTGTTGTTGATGAAGGGAAACTGACCTTTGACGGAACAGCGTTAAAACCCGCTGCAAACCAGGCAGACAGTTCTGCAAGCACAATTGCTGATTTAAGGTCTGACTTCAATTCCTTGTTAACAAAGCTCAAGGCCTCGGGCTTGATGCTGGTCGATGAATAA
- a CDS encoding divergent polysaccharide deacetylase family protein: MKRFNCLIVITKRTFRIFLTITIVAVSSITFAYYYFNKDFGTHDFTTSVNTIKQDISKPLVQKGKLAIIIDDFGQNRKGIDEMMSIKRHLTFAVMPFLTYSAADASNAHKKGYEVIVHLPLEAKNAPLSWVGPRPILANMKNDEIKQITLDAFENIPYAVGANIHMGSKAANEEHVISSILDIIKEKNLYFVDSRAEDHPIAKKIANDRGILCYDRDVFLDGNKPKAYILKQLRKAGDIALKRGEAVAIGHVGTEGGKPTADAISEMLSEFDDKNIQLVFVSELCK; the protein is encoded by the coding sequence ATGAAGAGATTTAATTGCCTGATAGTCATTACCAAAAGGACTTTTAGAATATTTCTTACGATAACAATTGTTGCAGTCTCCTCCATTACTTTTGCCTACTATTATTTTAATAAAGATTTCGGAACGCATGACTTTACTACATCAGTAAACACGATTAAACAGGATATATCAAAACCATTGGTTCAGAAAGGTAAATTGGCAATCATAATAGATGATTTCGGTCAAAACCGTAAAGGCATTGACGAAATGATGTCAATAAAAAGACACCTAACCTTTGCAGTAATGCCGTTTCTTACTTACTCCGCTGCAGATGCATCAAATGCACACAAAAAAGGGTATGAAGTTATTGTTCATCTACCTTTAGAAGCAAAAAATGCTCCTTTAAGCTGGGTTGGACCAAGGCCAATATTAGCAAATATGAAAAATGATGAAATAAAGCAAATTACTTTGGATGCTTTTGAAAATATTCCTTATGCAGTTGGGGCTAATATACATATGGGCTCCAAGGCGGCCAATGAAGAACATGTAATATCAAGCATTTTGGATATAATTAAAGAAAAGAATTTATATTTCGTGGATAGCCGGGCGGAAGACCATCCTATAGCAAAGAAAATCGCCAATGATAGAGGTATTCTTTGTTATGACAGAGATGTTTTTTTAGATGGTAACAAACCAAAAGCCTATATTCTTAAGCAGTTGCGAAAGGCTGGAGATATAGCATTAAAAAGAGGAGAAGCAGTTGCAATTGGGCATGTTGGAACAGAAGGGGGGAAACCGACAGCAGATGCAATTTCTGAAATGCTTTCTGAATTTGATGATAAAAATATCCAACTTGTTTTTGTTTCTGAACTATGTAAATAA